From Lemur catta isolate mLemCat1 chromosome 19, mLemCat1.pri, whole genome shotgun sequence, a single genomic window includes:
- the LOC123623754 gene encoding sialic acid-binding Ig-like lectin 8: MLLLLLALLWGRAGVEGRGGHREGYALQMQRVVTVQEGLCVHVPCSFSYPRDGWNDSDPVNGSWFWERADIGRDAPVATNDPARTVQGETQGRFLLLGDPRGNNCSLSIRDTTRRDQGLYFFRVERGRMKWSYVHNKLFVHVTALTHRPDIITLETLASGRPTNLTCSVPWACEQGTPPRISWEFWEGASAAPQAPTIGRSKVLTLIPQPQDHGTSLTCQVTLPGAGVTGRRTVHLNVSYSPQNLTVTVIRGDGSAPTALENGSSVSVLEGQSLRLVCAVNSNPPARLSWTRGSLTLYPSHPSSPLLLDLPQVHLRDEGEFTCRAQNTLGSQHVSLSLSLQNKVRPVSGVTLGAVWGAGATALVFLSFCVIFIAVRSHRRKAARAAASMGDTGVEEADAIRVPDSPVSPIEAQADDSPPDQAARAAAAPFSGQEEEVQYASLSFQKRKPQDPPEQ; the protein is encoded by the exons atgctgctgctgctgctggccctgcTCTGGGGGAGGGCGGGGGTGGAGGGACGGGGAGGGCACCGGGAAGGTTATGCGCTGCAAATGCAGAGGGTGGTGACCGTGCAGGAGGGCCTGTGTGTCCATGTGCCCTGCTCCTTCTCCTACCCCCGGGACGGCTGGAACGACTCTGACCCAGTTAACGGCTCCTGGTTCTGGGAACGGGCAGATATAGGCCGAGATGCTCCAGTGGCCACAAACGACCCAGCTAGGACAGTGCAAGGGGAGACCCAGGGCCGATTCCTCCTCCTGGGGGATCCCAGGGGGAACAACTGCTCCCTGAGCATCAGAGACACCACAAGGAGGGATCAGGGGTTATACTTTTTTCGGGTGGAGCGAGGAAGGATGAAATGGAGCTATGTACATAACAAACTCTTTGTGCACGTGACAG ccctgacccACAGGCCTGACATCATCACCCTGGAGACCCTGGCATCTGGCCGCCCCACGAACCtgacctgctctgtgccctgggcctgTGAGCAGGGGACGCCCCCCAGGATCTCCTGGGAGTTCTGGGAGGGGGCTTCTGCGGCTCCCCAGGCCCCCACCATCGGCCGCTCCAAGGTGCTCACCCTCATCCCTCAGCCCCAGGACCACGGCACCAGCCTCACCTGCCAGGTGACCTTGCCTGGGGCCGGTGTGACTGGAAGGAGGACCGTCCACCTCAACGTGTCCT ACTCTCCTCAGAACTTGACCGTGACTGTCATCCGAGGAGACGGCTCAG CACCCACTGCCCTTGAGAACGGCTCATCTGTGTCAGTCCTGGAGGGCCAGTCCCTGCGCCTGGTCTGTGCTGTCAACAGCAACCCCCCCGCCAGGCTGAGCTGGACCCGGGGGAGCCTGACCCTGTACCCCTCACACCCCTCAAGCCCTCTTTTGCTGGATCTGCCTCAAGTGCACCTCAGGGATGAAGGAGAATTCACCTGCCGAGCTCAGAACACTCTGGGCTCCCAGCACGTCTCCCTGAGCCTCTCCCTGCAGA ACAAAGTGCGGCCTGTCTCAGGGGTGACGCTGGGGGCTGTCTGGGGAGCTGGAGCCACAGCCCTGGTCTTCCTGTCCTTCTGCGTCATCTTCATCGC TGTGAGGTCCCACAGGAGGAAGGCGGCAAGAGCAGCAGCCAGCATGGGGGACACAGGTGTGGAGGAGGCAGACGCTATCAGGGTCCCAGACTCTCCG GTGTCCCCGATTGAAGCCCAGGCAGACGACAGCCCCCCAGACCAGGCTGCCCGAGCTGCAGCTGCCCCCTTCTCAGGGCAGGAAGAAGAGGTGCAGTATGCATCCCTCAGCTTCCAGAAGAGGAAGCCTCAGGACCCTCCAGAACAGTAG